GATCATCAGCAACCTCTGCATCAATTGACTGTCAAAGCAACAGTATTCATTATGCCGATCTGAAGTATTGGAAGGTTGTGCTGCATTTCCAGTGGATAATGTATTTGCATTCTGCATCCAAACACTCAAGAGCCAAATCCATGCAACGATGACCACATTTGTGACATTCAGGATAATCATAAACCTTCTCCACAATCATGAGAGTGTGTGGATGATCACTTTCTTTGATTTTGATCCCACGCTTGAGAAATGGTTCACCTCTCAAAATACAAGAAAGGTGTGCTGAGTTATCACAAATTGGACAATGGTAAAACCAAGTATTAGggcttctttctttttcacagaCATCACAATAATGAT
This genomic window from Gossypium raimondii isolate GPD5lz chromosome 10, ASM2569854v1, whole genome shotgun sequence contains:
- the LOC128033842 gene encoding uncharacterized protein LOC128033842 isoform X1, yielding MLKVFLCKDHFCVRCVGIAFSCMSGGHEHLLLSYLRYLGGYCNACGGSTDDYAVYSCKVCNFNVHDQCATLLPQTTWHKSDRHCLILTYHEDNDYSQYHYCDVCEKERSPNTWFYHCPICDNSAHLSCILRGEPFLKRGIKIKESDHPHTLMIVEKVYDYPECHKCGHRCMDLALECLDAECKYIIHWKCSTTFQYFRSA